From Ochotona princeps isolate mOchPri1 chromosome X, mOchPri1.hap1, whole genome shotgun sequence, one genomic window encodes:
- the RLIM gene encoding E3 ubiquitin-protein ligase RLIM translates to MENSESNDKGSGDRSAAQRRSQMDRLDREEAFYQFVNNLSEEEYRLMRDNNLLGTPGESTEEELLRRLQQIKEGPPPQSPDENRGGDSADDVSNGDSIIDWLNSVRQTGNTTRSGQRGNQSWRAVSRTNPNSGDFRFSLEINVNRNNGSQNSENDNEPPVRRSSGENVETNSQRQVENPRSESASTRSSRSERNSAEAVTEATPTRGLRRARSRSPDHRRTRARAERSRSPLHPMSEIPRRSHHNISSQTFEHPLANETEGSSRTRHHVTLRQQITGPELLSRGLFAASGTRNASQGASSSDTASNGEATGSGQRPPTIVLDLQVRRVRPGEYRQRDSIASRTRSRSQTSNNTVTYESERGGFRRTFSRSERAGVRTYVSTIRIPIRRILNTGLSETTSVAIQTMLRQIMTGFGELSYFMYSDSDSEPGGSVPSRNTERAESRNGRGSSGGSSSSGSSSSSSSSPSSSSSGESSESSSEVFEGSNEGSSSSGNRREGRHRAPVTFDESGSLPFLSLAQFFLLNEDDDDQPRGLTKEQIDNLAMRSFGENDALKTCSVCITEYTEGNKLRKLPCSHEYHVHCIDRWLSENSTCPICRRAVLASGNRESVV, encoded by the exons ATGGAAAACTCAGAGTCCAACGATAAAGGAAGTGGTGACCGGTCTGCAGCACAGCGCAGAAGTCAGATGGATCGGTTGGATAGGGAAGAAGCTTTCTACCAGTTTGTCAATAACCTGAGTGAAGAAGAATATAGGCTTATGAGAGATAATAATTTGTTGGGCACCCCAG GTGAAAGTACTGAGGAGGAATTGCTGAGACGACTACAGCAGATTAAAGAGGGTCCACCACCACAAAGCCCAGATGAAAATAGAG GTGGAGATTCCGCAGATGACGTGTCTAATGGTGACTCTATAATAGACTGGCTTAACTCTGTCAGACAAACCGGAAACACAACAAGAAGTGGACAGAGAGGAAACCAGTCTTGGAGAGCAGTGAGCCGGACTAATCCAAACAGTGGTGATTTCAGATTCAGCTTAGAAATAAATGTTAACCGTAATAATGGGAGCCAAAATTCAGAGAATGATAATGAGCCACCTGTAAGACGTTCTAGTGGAGAAAATGTAGAAACCAACAGTCAAAGGCAGGTGGAGAATCCGCGGTCAGAATCCGCATCTACAAGATCATCGAGATCAGAACGAAATTCAGCTGAAGCAGTAACAGAAGCTACACCTACCAGAGGTCTGAGGAGGGCCAGAAGCAGGAGTCCTGACCATCGGAGAACCAGAGCCCGAGCTGAAAGAAGTAGGTCACCTCTGCATCCAATGAGTGAAATTCCACGGAGGTCTCATCATAATATCTCATCTCAGACTTTTGAGCATCCTTTGGCAAATGAGACTGAGGGAAGTTCTAGAACCAGGCACCATGTAACATTGAGACAGCAGATCACTGGACCAGAGTTGCTAAGTAGAGGTCTATTTGCAGCTTCTGGAACAAGAAATGCCTCTCAAGGAGCAAGTTCTTCCGATACAGCCAGCAATGGTGAAGCCACAGGATCAGGGCAAAGACCTCCAACCATAGTCCTTGACCTTCAAGTGAGAAGAGTTCGTCCTGGAGAATATCGGCAAAGAGATAGTATAGCTAGTAGAACTCGGTCACGGTCTCAGACATCAAACAACACTGTCACTTATGAAAGTGAACGAGGGGGTTTTAGGCGTACGTTTTCACGTTCTGAACGGGCAGGTGTGAGAACCTATGTCAGTACCATCAGAATTCCCATTCGTAGAATCTTGAATACTGGTTTAAGTGAGACTACTTCTGTTGCAATTCAGACCATGCTAAGACAGATTATGACAGGTTTTGGTGAGTTAAGCTACTTCATGTACAGTGATAGTGATTCTGAACCTGGTGGCTCAGTCCCAAGTCGAAATACGGAGAGGGCAGAGTCACGGAATGGAAGAGGGAGTTCTGGTGGTAGTAGCAGTTCTGgttccagttcaagttccagttcaAGCCCTAGTTCCAGTTCCAGTGGTGAAAGTTCAGAAAGTAGCTCGGAGGTCTTTGAAGGCAGTAATGAAGGAAGCTCATCATCAGGCAACAGGCGAGAGGGTCGACATAGAGCCCCGGTCACATTTGATGAAAGTGGCTCTTTGCCCTTCCTTAGCCTGGCTCAGTTTTTCCTCTTAAATGAGGATGATGATGACCAACCTAGAGGACTCACCAAAGAACAGATCGACAACTTGGCAATGAGAAGTTTTGGTGAAAATGATGCATTAAAAACCTGTAGTGTTTGCATTACAGAATATACAGAAGGCAACAAACTACGTAAACTACCTTGTTCCCATGAGTACCATGTGCACTGCATCGATCGCTGGTTGTCTGAGAATTCTACCTGCCCTATCTGTCGCAGAGCAGTTCTAGCTTCTGGTAACAGAGAAAGTGTTGTGTAA